Within Wyeomyia smithii strain HCP4-BCI-WySm-NY-G18 chromosome 2, ASM2978416v1, whole genome shotgun sequence, the genomic segment gaaattattttattattattttgctttgtctTATTTGGAATCGTTTTGAAATTGTTGTTCGAAagtaattttaaaatcatcttGTTAGTGTTTTACTCTATCATCGATTTGAACCAAACCACTTTAACTATAACTTAATGTATAAAAGTAAAAACAACATTGtaacaaaataatataataCTGTACCGCATTATCAAATATATAACCGGAGCTTATTCTCAATTGACAGTTGTATACTCTTGTAAACAAAGCAATCACAAATCCGATCATAAATTATGCAAAATATTCCAAATAATCCAGGAAAAAATCCCTCTCTCAAATATGTAACACCAAACGGTTGCGCTAATTGAAGCTAACCTTTTCGGGAAGCCCTACTTCTTCAGTATTGAAAACAGTCCCAAATGGTAGATAATAAACAGCACCAATTTATGCTCCAGTTActcgtttcatttttttttttgtttcttcctGCAGCTAAACTTCCTGCAACAAGCTTGCGAAGCCCTTTCGTTTCTCGACAGCGATCCCGATGCCGGGAAAGCTAAAACCACCCGCAGCAAAAATACACAGCTCGAACGCTAAGCCTCTGAAGATTGGTGTAATTATTAGAGGTAATTGAATCTAAGCTCTTTTCTTCGCAAGAGAAAGAGCCTCATTATTGGTCTCTCCTTGATGGTGCCCGGAATGTACTCCTAATATAAGTTTAATTAATTTTGGAAATATTTCGTTATCAGCGAATCACCCCTCTCTCTTGCTCGCTGTCCTCCCATCAGCTGTTTATTCAAATTAAgtcaatctgaattttttaattaaaatttagcAAATCTTTCCCAATCGCAGTTTCGGGTTATCAGGGAATGAGATTTCGGATTAGACATCAGCAGCAAACTCTGTAGCATTTATTTATTCACCTTTTCGCCACAAAAGCTAGCACCAATCGGCGTTGCTTATAGTGCTTTGTCCGAGTAAAGTTAGGAAGTGGTAAAGTAACGACTATTCTATGCTCCAAGCAGATGGGAAATCTGCGAAAATGCTTACATTTCTAGAAAACAAATTTCAATTATCGAACTGTCCGCCTCCAAGCCGAGAAGGGGGATTGTTCTACTCTGTTAATTTGACTTTCAACTTCTTCAGATTATGCTGCCGACAGTAATCCTGATACCACTTCTCATACCACAGGGCCGCATTAGATATTGCCTTCTCCTCACTATAAATAGGTTCATAATCCAGATAGATAGACGCTCGGATCCGATTGTACAGCAAAATCGATGACATATACGAAAGCAGACCACACGGAGGGAAACTCAGTTTAATTTTCACAATCGGATTAAGCGCTTTAATCAGCAGCTCCAGCAGGAAAGCCAAAAAGACGGATAGAAACAGTGGGATCTGATACCAGGACGGTCGGAGCTTAAGTGTTTCATTAGCTCGGGATAAGCGCTGACAGAACCGGGTGGTGTCCTCGATGCCGGACTCGTCCGTAACGAACACCGGGTAGCCAGCGATGTCCTGCGGCCTGCTGGCAAGAGCCTCCTTCGCCCGGTAGTGAGCCCACGCGGCATTGCCCGCGTACAGCAGCTGCTGCTTTCCGCCCGGGCCGGCAATCTTTGGAATGTCCCCGCCGAAGCGCATCGCTACCCGGATGATGGTCGGCACAAATCGTTGGTCACCCTCGCCGAACATTATCGGCGGTCGAATTGCGATTGTTTTCAGCGTCTCTGTAATTGAAATATACGACGTTAGAAAATCGGCTCTCTACAACTTTTCCGTTAAAAATTCATCCGTAGTGACACAATAAGTTGGCGATAAATTGGCCACTGTAGCTTTTTGTTGTTTGAGGCGAATTTAATGCAAACTGGTTAGAATTGGTTTCTTTCCAATTAATCAAATTTGATCCGATATTATTTTACCTCCATTCGCCAAGGCTGTTCCGTTGGCTTCCAGAACCAGATTCTCTGCCTTAAGCTTGGACGGGGCATAACCGGGGATTTGAAATTCACTCTCCTTGCTGGGAATTTTGGTTTTCGGCTCGGTTTGGTTGCAAACAATTGTGAAATTGGCTCTGCCCAGATACGGGGTCATATGGATCAAACAGTCACTGGTAAAAACCAACCGAGGCACGTTGTACTTCCGACACAGATCAATTACCGTCTGTGTGCCATCGACGTTGACCCGCTGCAGCTCCTTGTAGTTGGGCGGAAAGTCAAAGTTGATGTACGCTGCCATGTGAAACACGCAATCGACACCCTCGAAGGCGGACTCAATACCGGCCGGCTGACAAATGTCACCCACGTACGAGATTACTTTGTGCTCGTTGATGTGTCCTAAGGATATGAAGCGAAGAAAAAGCAAAATTACAGGCAAAGTTGCGTTCCCGTCTCGGGTCCGTACATACCAATTGTGTTCTCGAATGGTTTCAGATCGACTACGCGGATTTCACGAACCTTTGAGTCACGCTCTTGAAGAGTTTTGACCAAATGTTGACCGAGGAAACCAGCGCCACCTGGAAGTGATAGTTTTAAAACGTAATTAGTACAGTGGTTTAAAAATTACTATCATTCGCTTATGAGCACAAAGTAAATAATATTAAATCATAAATTCAATATGTCTAGGATATACGTGTACCCACAAAAGTTTTATTAAAGATcgttgaaaaacgtgaaaagcTGGCAGATGCAGCACGTAACTCTGCTCtcagtttttattgattttatgtcGTCCATTCGGgcacatttgaaaaatattattttccctTCTTCCACTGCGAAACGTACGCATTCGCAAATTTTAAGTTAACACAGACGCGAGGTGTGATATTTGCACCTGTGATATTTTCTATTTACTTTGCCGGGTACAGTACACGAAGGAAACCCAAAAAGCGAAAAGcatgaaaaactgattttaaatatttcagaACGACGAAACATGACCACATACGGGTTGTTTACTCATACAGTGATGATCGAAATAAACTTTGAGCGTCTGTATCTTTAAGTTAAATGACACTCACATAATTATTCCTGATAATAAATGTTTATTCGAATTTTCAGTCGTCAAAGTCGTCTGATATGATGATGATAAATATCCTTTCAATTTGCCGTCACTTTACGCAGGTTTTCACGGCCGCTCCAGCGGCTCCCGAGTGCGCTGAATTTACATCAATCGCAACGCATTCGTTTAATCAGCCAACTGgaaatcaaataaatcattgCCGAAAGTCCCCAGCCGTTACTGATTTCAAACCCGAGTTCGTTTGCAGCGAAAGCAGCAACACATTTGCCTGCAAGGGCTCGACACAAACCCGAAACCGTGACGTGGCGTGGTTCTATACGAGTGCCTACGAATGTGCCATCTCCTCCGAACATACCCTCAACGGTCCCAAACGCGTCGGAAAACGGAGTAATAAAGCCCCTAGGTGCCAGATATGAACCCGTCTGCAAATGCTGcgacaggaaaaaaaatcaccgcTCACGATCGGGAAAAAAACGTCACCGTCGAGGAAAAATCACAATGAAAACGCCACCATCCTCGCAATTATGCCACCCCAAATCGGGCTCAGCCATTCATCAAACCCGGTCAATGATCGCGTCGGCACTCTCACATCTTCTGCTCTCAGTGAAACATTACAAATTCATTATGTTGATGGAATCATCATCGTTTTTGATTTTGTATTTACACataatttgaattttaaatataacgcAACACCACGCTTTATTGGGTAAAATCGCCCTCGGGAGCAGCAACCAATAGGGATGAGAATCGGAAGCGTAGGTATCGATATTTGGTATCGCGATATATTGAAACGATCCGATACCGAGCAACAAATATATCGCAATGAATGTATCGATACTTCAATATTATCGCAATATCGAAAGGGGTGAAAtgcaaacgaaaaaacgaacgaaacCGTGAATCTGGCAGTTTTGTTTGTGAGCGAGTTGCATTGGTTTGTTTAAAAGCATAGTAAATTTTCCGAATTGATCATTTATGTTCAACGGTGATGGAATCTGTTCTGGAAGGACTATTTCGGGGACATATCACcataac encodes:
- the LOC129725060 gene encoding 3 beta-hydroxysteroid dehydrogenase type 7, giving the protein MITMDASEIVLITGGAGFLGQHLVKTLQERDSKVREIRVVDLKPFENTIGHINEHKVISYVGDICQPAGIESAFEGVDCVFHMAAYINFDFPPNYKELQRVNVDGTQTVIDLCRKYNVPRLVFTSDCLIHMTPYLGRANFTIVCNQTEPKTKIPSKESEFQIPGYAPSKLKAENLVLEANGTALANGETLKTIAIRPPIMFGEGDQRFVPTIIRVAMRFGGDIPKIAGPGGKQQLLYAGNAAWAHYRAKEALASRPQDIAGYPVFVTDESGIEDTTRFCQRLSRANETLKLRPSWYQIPLFLSVFLAFLLELLIKALNPIVKIKLSFPPCGLLSYMSSILLYNRIRASIYLDYEPIYSEEKAISNAALWYEKWYQDYCRQHNLKKLKVKLTE